The genomic window CTCGAGCCCAGTGGCCATTGTCATCCGGTCCTTCCGGTCAAGAAGGGTCGGGAGGAAGCGTGTTGTGTTCAAGTAAGATACTCCCCTGACCCTGGCCTCTTCTGGAGATTCGCCGGGCAGGCGCGGAACCTCCGCGACGGCTTCACGGTACCGGTCCCGGGCGTACTCCTCCGCCCGGATATGCCTCCGCACTTCTTCTTTAGGAAGCCGAGCCCGGCTGGAGATCATTCTCGACCAGGGGAAGGTGTCGCCTGCAAGTGCGTCCTGATCCCGGAACCAGGGGTACCCCCCGAAGATCTCGTCCGCTGACCCACCGGACACGGCCACCGTGGCCCCGCGCTTCACGTGCCGCGCGAACAAGTAAGGACATGAATCCACATCCGCCATCCCAGGCACGTCCCTGGCTCTCACCGCTGCATCCAAGGGCTCAACGAATTCAGGAGTATCGATCCGGACTCTCTGGTGGACCGAGCCGAGGAATCCCGAGACTCGGTCCACCCATGGAGCATCGGTATCAGGTTGATATCGCTTGACCCGGAAGTTCAGGTCGTTGTCGACGTAGTCCACTGAGAAGGTATGAACCGGGCCCAGTCCCCGCCGACCGTAGGCCCGGGTGGCGAAGGCCGTGACCGCACTTGAGTCAAGTCCTCCGGAAAGAAGCGTGCACACTGGCACATCCGGCACGAGCTGGCGTTCAGCGGTGTCCTCCAGAAACTCACGGACCCTCCTCGCGTTGGTCCTGGCATCGTCGGTGTGGGGGTGGCTCTCGAGTGACCAGTGCCTCCTGTGGCGAGCGACTCCCCTCCCGTATTCCAGGGACCACCCCGGCTTGATCTCGGCAACTCCTCGAAACACCCCGTGACCCGGCGTCCGGGCAGGCCCTACGGCGAGCACCTCTGCGAGGCCTTCCGCATCCACCTCAGGCTTGATGTGCGGGTGCGCCAGGACCGCCTTGAGTTCCGACCCGAACACCAGGTAGTCACCTCGGTCCGCGTAGAACAAGGGCTTGACACCGAGTCTGTCACGGGCGAGAAAGAGGGTCTGTCGCGCGCAGTCCCACACCGCAAAGGCGAATATGCCGTTGAGCTTCTCGGGGCACCTTGAACCCAATTCCATATAGGAGACGAGAAGGACTTCAGTGTCAGACCGGGAGGTGAAAGTGTGCCCACGGGAGATGAGCTCGCGTCGGAGTTCGTCCGTGTTGTACAGCTCGCCGTTGTGCACGATCACGTAGACCGCCCCCGCACGCTCTCTCGCCATGGGCTGCCCGCCCCCTTCCGGGTCCACGACTATCAGGCGGCGATGTCCGAGGGCGGCCCGCGGCGAGAGTCAGATCCCCGAATCATCTGGACCCCGGGGCGCGAGAGACAACACCATTCGTTCCAAGGTGGCGCCCTCAAAGGTTGTGATATCATGATGTTGTATGATACGCGCCGGCCCGGGGTTGGTGTATGAGGATGTCATCTTTCTTCAAACCTGACACCCATCTGACACGCACCTGACACCGGCCCGGCGGAACCCCGGGCACCGGGACTCTCGTGTCTCGGCGGCAAGAGGTGGAGGCAGCGCCTTCCGGTTGGCCTATGCTCCACCCGCCCGCAGTGGGAAGGAAGGATGAGATATATGGACGCTGGGAGAGTCGCAGAGGCTATATCGAACTGGCTTCGTGGCAAGGTTGAGCAGGCAGGATGCCGAGGCATGGTGTTCGGGCTGTCAGGTGGATTGGATTCGGCGGTCGTTGGAGCCCTGTGCAAGCGTGCGATGCCCGACGGCTGCCTGGGCCTGATAATGCCCTGCCATTCGGACCCCTCCGATGTCCGGGACGCCATCGCCGTGGCGAATGCCTTCAATCTGACGGTAGAGACCGTCGATCTCGGGAAGGTGTATGACGAACACCTTGCGAATCTCTCGGCCCATCTCGCGTCGGCCGGACTCAGCTCGGACGATGCTCAACGCCGGCTGGCCGAGGCGAACCTGAAGCCCAGACTCCGCATGACCACCCTGTACTACTTCGCCAACAGCCTGAAATATGTAGTGGTGGGGACGGGGAACAGGAGCGAACTTACCGTTGGATACTTCACGAAATACGGGGACGGTGGTGTGGACCTGCTTCCCATCGGTGGGCTAGTGAAGACCCAAGTCCGGCAGTTGGCACAGCACCTTGGAGTGCCGGAAGTCGTGATTGAGAAGGCCCCTTCCGCCGGGCTGTGGGCCGGGCAAACTGATGAGGGCGAAATGGGGGTGACCTACCCCGAACTCGACCGGTATATCCTGACCGGGGAGGCATCCGGGGAGGTTCGCAAGCGGGTGGATCGGATGCACCGGGCGGCAGAACATAAGCTGCGGCTTCCCGAGATTCCTGAGTTGCCCTTGTCTTGAATCGCGCCGGGGCAGGGGGAGGACTCACGTGACAACAAGCCGGTCATGACCACAGTCACTCGGTGCAGCCCGCCAGTGCATGGGCAGCCGGGCGGCCTCCCAACCGCCCGGCCTAGGTCGCGCTGTTCGCCTTGCAGAGCGTTTCCTGAGAGCTACCACTTAGCCACGTCGTCGAGGTCGCA from Bacillota bacterium includes these protein-coding regions:
- the nadE gene encoding NAD(+) synthase, whose protein sequence is MDAGRVAEAISNWLRGKVEQAGCRGMVFGLSGGLDSAVVGALCKRAMPDGCLGLIMPCHSDPSDVRDAIAVANAFNLTVETVDLGKVYDEHLANLSAHLASAGLSSDDAQRRLAEANLKPRLRMTTLYYFANSLKYVVVGTGNRSELTVGYFTKYGDGGVDLLPIGGLVKTQVRQLAQHLGVPEVVIEKAPSAGLWAGQTDEGEMGVTYPELDRYILTGEASGEVRKRVDRMHRAAEHKLRLPEIPELPLS